Part of the Spiroplasma sp. BIUS-1 genome, AATCGTCCTTTTTTGTTGGGGAGTGATGGAAAGAAGCTAATAATATTTTATTAATAAGTTTATTTTTTGATAATCTATTAGTTTCAATTATATTAAGTATTTCTCTAATTAAATATTGACTATTAAATAAAACAAATTGTCTTATTATTGTGCAGTTTTTATCTAAACAATTTTCTTTAAAATAAGCTCTTTTAGAATTGTAAAATTCATATATGCTAATTTCTTTGTCTTTAAAAAATGATTCATAATCTTCAAAAATACCAGTTCTATATTCATCTAAAATTGATGAATATAGATTATATTTTTCATAATCTTTAAGCTTTAATAATAATTGCTCTTTTATAAGTTTAGAAAAAACAAAGTTTGAATCTCCTGGTAAAAAATTATTTAATTGGTTTATATTTTTTTCAAATTGACTTATTTTTAAATCATTTGTTAAAACATTTATAGCCATTAGCGGATTATATTTTTTATTAACTTTTATGTCAACGTTATTTACAAAATCATATATTTGTAATCTTTTATCTGTGTACTTTCTCAAACCCCTACCAAGTTGTTGTAAATAAATTAACATCGAGGAAGTGGGTCTCAAGAACATAACGGTATCCACCTCGGGTACATCAACACCTTCATTTAAAATATCTCTTACACACAGAAAATTGATTGATCCGTCTTTAAATTTTTTTAATATTTCTTTTCTTTGTTCTTTTGAAACCTCTTCCGAAATTAGAAATTCACTTTTTTCACCCATTTCATTTAGATATTTTGAAAGATTTTTTGCTTGATTTACAGAATTACAAAACATAATTGCCTTAATGTTTTTTGAGTTTTCTCCAATATATTTTTTAATTTGTTCATAAACAAAGCTGTGTCTTTTTTCTAATTCCAAAATTTTATTTAATTTATTAGAGTCTTGAATATTAATATTTGTTAAATCAATAGAATCATCATTTATAAAATAATAATCAAAGTCACTTAATAGCTCTTTTTCTATTGCTTCGAATAATCTTAAGTTCGCTGCATATTCATCTCCAAAGAATACATTAACATTAATATTGTCAGTTCTTTCAGGAGTTGCAGTTAATCCAAAAAGTTGTTTTGTATTAGGAAGTACTAAGGAGTAAATTTCTTTGAATGTATCAGCTTCTATGTGATGGGCTTCATCAAACACAACAATATCAAATTTTTTATCTTTTATTTTATCTTTTCTTTTTATTAATGTTTCAATATTTGTAAAAATATGTTCATGTTTTTTTATATCTTCATGATTATTTCTGCTATCGTAAAGTTCTAATCCAAAATCATAAATTTCAAAATAATCTCTAAAATCTTTTATAGTTTGATCTAATATCTCCTTGCTTGGAGCTATATATAATAAACTAGGTTCATCTTTTTTTCATTTTTGAGATAATGCTTCATATGTAAAAATAAGTGTTTTTGTTTTTCCAGTACCAGTAGCCATTACTAGTAAATGTTTATCTTTACCTTCTTCGATTCTTTTTAAAATATTATTAACAACTTCTTTTTGGTAATCATAAGGTTTAATGAAATTATTTGATTTACTCAATCTGTCAAACTGTTCATTCATATTATTTTGAACTTCTTTTACAATATTTTTCATTTCTTCAAATTTACTGTTTTCCAGTTTTTGTCTCATAATTATTTGTTGAATTTGAAATTCATCATTTATATCTACAAACACATCTTTATTAAAAAGATTTTCAAACTCAACTCTATATTCTTCAACAATGCTCTTATCGCTAAATTCACTAATTTTTAAATTATGTTCTTTTCCAGTAATTAAACCAGAGTTTGTGAAATTGCTACTACCAATATATAGGGAACTAAAATTATTGTTTCTATTAAATAAATAAGATTTTATATGTAACCTTGAAGAACTTTTATTGAAAAGGTTTTCAATTTTAACTTCTAACTTTTTAGGGAAATCATTTACTAATTTTACTAAATCTTCTAATGCTAAATACTTTGAAGTTCCATCATATGTTGTAGTTATTATTTTTAATTTATTTATATTTTCATTATTTTCTAAAATATTTCTTAATTTATTGATCATACTATTTGAAATAAAAGGAGATATTATTTTAATATCATTTGAAGATTCAAACTCTGTGATTAATTCTTTTCATAGGTTTTTACTAATTAACTTA contains:
- a CDS encoding DEAD/DEAH box helicase family protein, which translates into the protein MTKFEKGIYDLLIREDEKSIFNESDIRELENVDDDWLVNQFSRQIKEEISNLKTLENKIAFLNELTHKNKWTSLRAIKKDVESNNTTNISRNKLISKNLWKELITEFESSNDIKIISPFISNSMINKLRNILENNENINKLKIITTTYDGTSKYLALEDLVKLVNDFPKKLEVKIENLFNKSSSRLHIKSYLFNRNNNFSSLYIGSSNFTNSGLITGKEHNLKISEFSDKSIVEEYRVEFENLFNKDVFVDINDEFQIQQIIMRQKLENSKFEEMKNIVKEVQNNMNEQFDRLSKSNNFIKPYDYQKEVVNNILKRIEEGKDKHLLVMATGTGKTKTLIFTYEALSQKWKKDEPSLLYIAPSKEILDQTIKDFRDYFEIYDFGLELYDSRNNHEDIKKHEHIFTNIETLIKRKDKIKDKKFDIVVFDEAHHIEADTFKEIYSLVLPNTKQLFGLTATPERTDNINVNVFFGDEYAANLRLFEAIEKELLSDFDYYFINDDSIDLTNINIQDSNKLNKILELEKRHSFVYEQIKKYIGENSKNIKAIMFCNSVNQAKNLSKYLNEMGEKSEFLISEEVSKEQRKEILKKFKDGSINFLCVRDILNEGVDVPEVDTVMFLRPTSSMLIYLQQLGRGLRKYTDKRLQIYDFVNNVDIKVNKKYNPLMAINVLTNDLKISQFEKNINQLNNFLPGDSNFVFSKLIKEQLLLKLKDYEKYNLYSSILDEYRTGIFEDYESFFKDKEISIYEFYNSKRAYFKENCLDKNCTIIRQFVLFNSQYLIREILNIIETNRLSKNKLINKILLASFHHSPTKKDDFYFDLDLAFKDIFKKENELILKEIKFLLNFKLKNEVLLENNLTEEIISFKGNHLNHNQLQALCSIIVKDNNFKGKGVGGIISNLDDNIYAIDASTNTISTRFGHGNVFEKETNTLYWDSPDEWKFEVNKITKTQQNMMNTKEFKTYVFFSDEKLRSEKGSKVREFIGQIEYIIDRIEIKNGSEKKEHTKPKFIFKLS